ACAGGCCCGAAGAGGTCCGCGAGGCGCTGCAGATCGGTCCGGACGCCCCGATCATCACGACGGACGCCCGGCACCGTGCGGATGCGAAGGGTGCTCTGATCACGCTGGTCGAGCACGCGCTCATGGCACGGCTGCGGTAGTCGCCAAGTCGACAGTTCCATAAGGCAGTTGTCGTAGAAGCACTGGAGCCGACTGTGTCGTTTGACACGGTCGGCAATAGTGTTCATAACGTTTCGACAGAGAATTTTGCTGCCACCGACACGCCTCGCGGTCACCCGGTACCGCTGTGCTCACAAAAGCCCCGCCTTTTGGCGGGGCTCGCTCTTTATGACCGTTTTTTCAGGCGCTCACAGCACTCGGAATCGTTGGTTCCGACTGTTTGGAACGGCGCCGCCTGACGTGCTGGAATGCGCTGAACTGCCCATTAGTCAAGGGCGCTGGAGACATACCGCGGCACAAAGAAGGTGCCGACGCCGAGAGGTTGTTGGTCGAGTGAGGCGAAGCAAGAACGGTCCCGAGCCGTCGGCACGGGGCAACTTCACCCCGCCGCCGCGCGGAGCGGCGCCCGCACAAGTGCCCGGCCCGGAGCCCACTCCGGCGCCCGCGGCGAGCGGCAGCCGGCTGTCACCCCAGAACTGGCGGGTGCCCACCAGGCTGAACGCGATCCTGCTCATACCCGTGCTGGTCGGCCTCGTCATGGGCGGCTTCCAGGTGAAGGGCTCGATCGACACCTGGAACGAGGCGCGGGACGCCGAGAAGGTGGCGAAGATCGTGGCGGCCGCCGACGAGTACGCCGAGGCACTGCTGAACGAGCGCGACTTGTCCGCCGAGCCTCTGCTGCTGGGCGACCGGGACAGCACGACGGTCAAGAAGGCTCGTGCCGTCACCGATGAGAAGGCCGACGCCTTCCACCAAGAGGTCATCGGAAGGCCGGACAAGCCGGGGCTCGAGCGGCGGCTGGGCCTGGTGGAGAAGGCCGAGCCCCAACTCGAGCAGATCCGCAAAGCGGCGTTCACGAAGTCCATGGAGCCGGTGAGGACCGAAGAGGCTTACGTCACGGTCGAGCACCTGCTCATGGAGTTCTCGAACGAGTTGAGCCTCGGTACCGGCAACGTCACGTCCTATGGCCGTTCCGTGTACGCCATCGGGCTGGCCAAGGGCGCCGCGTCGCTGGAGCGCTCGATCGGTACCCACCTGCTCGTCAAGCCCAGCACCAGCGAGAAGAACCTCGCGGGGCAGGTCACCGCCTTCACGTCGTACGCGTACCTGGAGAACGTCGCTCTCGCGGAGTTCATCTCCGGTTCCACCGAGGACGACGCCGCCCGGCTCAAGGCCGTGATGGCGCAGAAGACCGCGGAGGGCAAGAGCCGGCTCGCCGAGGCCAAGAGCAAGGCCGAGGCCGCGGGCCGGCCCTTCGTCGCGCCGCCCTCGATGGACGACATGATCAAGGCGATCGGCAGCGGCGCCACGCCCACTCAGCTCGCCCAGCAGGGCATCACCCCCGAGACGTGGATGGGGGCCGCCACCCTCAAGTTCGAGGGCTTCAGCGAGGTCGAGAGGGAACTCGTCGACCGAGCGGTCGACGACGCCGCGGCCATCGCCTCCGACGCCCAGACCGACGCCTACGTCAACGGCGCCATCGTCGTCGTAGCCCTGCTCGCCGCGTTCATCATCGCCGGGCTGATGGCGCGCCAGATGAGCACCCGCATGCGCCAGCTGCGCAACGCGGCCTTCAGCGTCGCCGAGCAGCGTCTGCCGATGCTGGTCGACCAGCTCTCGCGCACTGATCCGGGCCGCGTGGACACCCGCGTACAGCCCATCCCGATCACCAGCACGGACGAGATCGGCGAAGTCGCCCGCGCCTTCGACCAGGTCCACCGCGAGGCCGTCCGGCTCGCCGCCGAGCAGGCCCTGCTCCGTGGCAACATCAACGCGATCTTCACCAACCTCTCGCGCCGCAACCAGTCGCTGATCGAGGGCCAGCTGACCCTGATCACCGACCTGGAGAACAACGAGGCCGACCCGGACCAGCTGGAGAACCTCTTCCGCCTGGACCACCTCGCGACCCGTATGCGCCGCAACGGCGAGAACCTCCTCGTCCTCGCCGGCGAGGAGCCCGGCCGCCGCTGGGACCAGCCGGTCCCGCTGGTCGACGTCCTGCGCGCCGCCTCCTCCGAGGTGGAGCAGTACGAGCGCATCGAGCTCTCCGGCGTCCCGGAGGCCGAGATCCACGGCCGTGCCGTGACCGACCTCGTGCACCTGCTCGCCGAGCTGCTGGAGAACGCCACCACGTTCTCCTCCCCGCAGACGAAGGTCCGCGTCACCGCCACCCGTCTCCCCGACGGCCGCGTGATGATCGAGATCCACGACAAGGGCATCGGCCTGACGGCCGAGGACTTCGCGGAGATCAACCACAAGCTGGCCAACCCGCCGAGCGTGGACGCTGCGATCTCGCAGCGCATGGGCCTCTTCGTGGTCGGCCGGCTGTCCGACCGGCACGGCATCCGCGTCCAGCTGCGCCCTTCGGGCGAGCAGGCGGGTACGACCTCCCTGGTCATGCTTCCCGACGCGATCACCCACGGTGGTGGCGGCGAGCAGCAGATGCAGCGCGACGAGTTCACCGTCTCGCAGATCATTCCGGAGCAGCGCTCGTTCGTGGGCGAGGACTTCCAGGCCCAGCAGCAGCCGATGCGTACGGCCGCGGAGCTCGGCTTCGACGACAGCCGCTACACCGAAGTCCCCGACGACATCCGTGAGTTGGACCCCGTGGGCCGCTCGCTGATGCGCGAGGAGCGCCGCGCGGCCCTGGAGGCCCAGGCGCACGGCCCGGAGGCCATCGAGGCTCCGCAGCGCTACGAGGACGAGTTCGACGCCCAGCAGCCCGCGTACGGCAACGGACAGGGCGGATACGAGGACCAGCAGGCGACGTACGACCAGCAGACGGCGTACAACGAACCGCAGCAGACTGGATATGACGAGCCGGGGCGGCCGTCGTATGAGGAGTCGTACTACCCGTCCAACGGCGGCTACCCTGAGCCCACTTATCCGGAGCCGGTGCAGGACGAGCGCTCCATGGGCCGGGGCGGCGCCCCGGAGACGTTCTCGGCGTTCCAGGAGCCGTCCTACCAGGACGACTGGCCGCAGCGGGACACCTACCAGGGCTCCTACCGCTCCGAGTACGCTGCGGAAGCGGAATCCTCGCAGGCCGCTGACGTGAGTGAGCAGGACCGCGTAGGCTTCAACCGTCCGGGACCGGCTCCCTCCGCACCCCACGCGGTGACCGACGCCGGGCTGCCCCGCCGCGGATCCACCGCGAGCGGCAACGTCAACGGCAATGGCCAGCACCCCGTGAACCCGAGGGAGCAGGCCGCGCCGGCGACCCCGGCCACGGACGGCGACGCCGACTGGCGCTCGAACAACGACGACCGGTGGCAGCGCGCCGAGCAGCTCCGCAAGCCCAAGGCGGGCGGGGTCACCTCGTCCGGTCTGCCCCGGCGGGTGCCCAAGGCCAACCTGGTCGAGGGAACCGCTGAATCGACCCCCCAGGGCGGCCCGCAGGTCTCCCGCGACCCCGCCGACGTCCGGGGCAGGCTGAGCAACCTGCGCCGCGGCGTACAGCGGGGACGCAATGCAGGTAGTGACACGAACGGCCAGGGCTTCGGTCCTGACAGCACCTACAACCAGGAGCGTTAGTGTGAGCCCGATGAGCCAGGCGGCACAGAACCTGAACTGGTTGATCACCAACTTCGTGGACAACACCCCCGGGGTGTCCCACACGGTGGTGGTCTCCGCCGATGGACTCCTTCTGGCGATGTCCGAAGGCTTTCCCCGTGACCGCGCCGACCAGTTGGCGGCCGTCGCGTCCGGTCTGACCTCGTTGACCGCGGGTGCCTCCCGCATCTTCGAGGGCGGCAGTGTGAACCAGACAGTTGTGGAGATGGAGCGGGGATTCCTCTTCATCATGTCCGTATCTGATGGTTCATCGCTCGCCGTCCTCGCACACCCGGAGGCCGATATCGGTCTCATTGGGTACGAGATGGCGCTTCTGGTGGACCGTGCGGGCACGGTTCTGACCCCGGACCTTCGAGCAGAGCTCCAGGGGAGCCTTCTCAACTAGCAGACAGACGGTGCGTATTCGCGTCCCGTGGCCGTAAGGTTTCGGGACGCGGTCCCACAGTGATGGGTGCCCGGCACAGTCGGAGGAGGAGAAAGTGGCAACACCCCCAGGCGGTTCGTCTTCGGGCAACTGGTCGTACGGCCCCGGCCAGGGGCAGGGCGGCCAGGGCGACGGTTCGCAGAACCCGTACAACTTCCCCTCCGCGCCGAGCCAGCGCCAGCCGTACGCGCCTCAGGGCCCCGGTCCGTCGCCGTACGACCAGCCGCAGGCGCCCCGCATCCAGCCTGTGCAGCCGCCGCGACGCACACGCGAGCCGTCGCCCGCGAGGGCGTCGAACAACCCCCTGGTGCGCCCGTACGCCATGACGGGCGGCCGCACCAGGCCTCGCTACCAGCTCGCCATCGAGGCGCTGGTGCACACCACCGCGCAGCCGCACCAGATGCAGGGCCAGCTGCCCGAGCATCAGCGGATCTGCAACCTCTGCCGGGAGATCAAGTCGGTGGCCGAAGTCTCGGCCCTTCTGACGATCCCTCTCGGCGTGGCCAGGATCCTCGTCGCCGACTTGGCGGAGGCGGGCCTGGTCGCCATCCATCAGCCCGGCGGCGACGAAAACGCCGGTGGCCAGCCAGACGTGACTTTGCTCGAAAGGGTGCTCAGTGGACTTCGCAAGCTCTAGCGGAGGGCCTTCCCGCTCCACCACGTCCGCGAAGATCGTGGTGGCGGGCGGCTTCGGCGTGGGCAAGACCACGTTCGTCGGCGCCGTCTCGGAGATCAACCCGCTGCGCACCGAGGCCGTCATGACATCCGCTTCCGCGGGCATCGACGACCTCACGCACACCGGAGACAAGACGACGACCACCGTCGCCATGGACTTCGGCCGCATCACCCTGGACCAGGACCTGATCCTCTACCTGTTCGGCACCCCCGGACAGGACCGCTTCTGGTTCATGTGGGACGACCTGGTGCGCGGCGCCATCGGTGCCGTCGTCCTGGTGGACACCCGCCGTCTCGCCGACTGCTTCCCCGCGGTCGACTACTTCGAGAACTCGGGTCTCCCGTTCGTCATCGCCCTCAACGGCTTCGACGGCAACCAGCCGTACAACCCCGAAGAGGTCCGCGAGGCGCTGCAGATCGGCCCCGACGCCCCGATCATCACGACGGACGCCCGCCACCGCGCGGATGCCAAGTCGACGCTGATCACACTGGTGGAGCACGCGCTCATGGCGCGCCTGCGCTAGCCCGAGGCTCGAACGGCCCCCGTACCTCCCGAGGGAGGGACGGGGGCCGTCTGCTGTCCCGGTCCTGTCGCCGTCGCCTGCCCGGCCTGCGCGCGAAGGCCCCGGCCGCCCTTGGGGGCGCCGGGGCCTTCGTACGTCGTGCGGGCTCAGTGCCAGCTGTGCGGCGCCCGGAAGCCGGGCTCGCGCTCCAGCCGCCGCCAGCCTGCCTTGGCGCGGCCGCGGTGGGTCGGGGTGGTGTCCGGCTGGGCGGCCGCGCGAGCCAGGAGGACGGCCGTGATGGCGGCGACTTCCTCGGGCTCGGCGTGGCCCTTCTCGACGCGGATGTCAGGGGTGTCCATAGGTCTCAGTCTCCGTGAGAGAGGTTTCCGCAGGGGTACCGCGGAAGATCCGCTGGGTTACTGCGGGGGGTTGCCGTGCTTACGGGAGGGCAGGTCCGCGTGCTTGGTGTGCAGCATCGCGAGCGACTTGATCAGGACCTCGCGGGTTTCCGCCGGGTCGATGACGTCGTCGACCAGACCACGCTCCGCCGCGTAGTAGGGGTGCATCAGCTCGGACTTGTACTCCTTGACCATGCGGACCCGCATGGCCTCGGGGTCC
This genomic interval from Streptomyces dengpaensis contains the following:
- a CDS encoding roadblock/LC7 domain-containing protein, with amino-acid sequence MSQAAQNLNWLITNFVDNTPGVSHTVVVSADGLLLAMSEGFPRDRADQLAAVASGLTSLTAGASRIFEGGSVNQTVVEMERGFLFIMSVSDGSSLAVLAHPEADIGLIGYEMALLVDRAGTVLTPDLRAELQGSLLN
- a CDS encoding acyl-CoA carboxylase subunit epsilon — encoded protein: MDTPDIRVEKGHAEPEEVAAITAVLLARAAAQPDTTPTHRGRAKAGWRRLEREPGFRAPHSWH
- a CDS encoding nitrate- and nitrite sensing domain-containing protein, producing MRRSKNGPEPSARGNFTPPPRGAAPAQVPGPEPTPAPAASGSRLSPQNWRVPTRLNAILLIPVLVGLVMGGFQVKGSIDTWNEARDAEKVAKIVAAADEYAEALLNERDLSAEPLLLGDRDSTTVKKARAVTDEKADAFHQEVIGRPDKPGLERRLGLVEKAEPQLEQIRKAAFTKSMEPVRTEEAYVTVEHLLMEFSNELSLGTGNVTSYGRSVYAIGLAKGAASLERSIGTHLLVKPSTSEKNLAGQVTAFTSYAYLENVALAEFISGSTEDDAARLKAVMAQKTAEGKSRLAEAKSKAEAAGRPFVAPPSMDDMIKAIGSGATPTQLAQQGITPETWMGAATLKFEGFSEVERELVDRAVDDAAAIASDAQTDAYVNGAIVVVALLAAFIIAGLMARQMSTRMRQLRNAAFSVAEQRLPMLVDQLSRTDPGRVDTRVQPIPITSTDEIGEVARAFDQVHREAVRLAAEQALLRGNINAIFTNLSRRNQSLIEGQLTLITDLENNEADPDQLENLFRLDHLATRMRRNGENLLVLAGEEPGRRWDQPVPLVDVLRAASSEVEQYERIELSGVPEAEIHGRAVTDLVHLLAELLENATTFSSPQTKVRVTATRLPDGRVMIEIHDKGIGLTAEDFAEINHKLANPPSVDAAISQRMGLFVVGRLSDRHGIRVQLRPSGEQAGTTSLVMLPDAITHGGGGEQQMQRDEFTVSQIIPEQRSFVGEDFQAQQQPMRTAAELGFDDSRYTEVPDDIRELDPVGRSLMREERRAALEAQAHGPEAIEAPQRYEDEFDAQQPAYGNGQGGYEDQQATYDQQTAYNEPQQTGYDEPGRPSYEESYYPSNGGYPEPTYPEPVQDERSMGRGGAPETFSAFQEPSYQDDWPQRDTYQGSYRSEYAAEAESSQAADVSEQDRVGFNRPGPAPSAPHAVTDAGLPRRGSTASGNVNGNGQHPVNPREQAAPATPATDGDADWRSNNDDRWQRAEQLRKPKAGGVTSSGLPRRVPKANLVEGTAESTPQGGPQVSRDPADVRGRLSNLRRGVQRGRNAGSDTNGQGFGPDSTYNQER
- a CDS encoding DUF742 domain-containing protein — encoded protein: MATPPGGSSSGNWSYGPGQGQGGQGDGSQNPYNFPSAPSQRQPYAPQGPGPSPYDQPQAPRIQPVQPPRRTREPSPARASNNPLVRPYAMTGGRTRPRYQLAIEALVHTTAQPHQMQGQLPEHQRICNLCREIKSVAEVSALLTIPLGVARILVADLAEAGLVAIHQPGGDENAGGQPDVTLLERVLSGLRKL
- a CDS encoding GTP-binding protein, producing the protein MDFASSSGGPSRSTTSAKIVVAGGFGVGKTTFVGAVSEINPLRTEAVMTSASAGIDDLTHTGDKTTTTVAMDFGRITLDQDLILYLFGTPGQDRFWFMWDDLVRGAIGAVVLVDTRRLADCFPAVDYFENSGLPFVIALNGFDGNQPYNPEEVREALQIGPDAPIITTDARHRADAKSTLITLVEHALMARLR